The following proteins are encoded in a genomic region of Thermodesulfobacteriota bacterium:
- a CDS encoding TRAP transporter small permease, whose amino-acid sequence MPSKFDALTRQVSALFEWIGVVAMLVMMVITCVDVIGAKVFLWRLLGAIDIVQLAQIVAISFATSMTLIIGRHIQVEFFVNRLPKRAQGVINGGISLLSLAFFLLIIWRLSLAGYTFKVSGEHSATAYIPYYPFAFGIALACIPVCFVLTQEFLKSLRKVVQK is encoded by the coding sequence GTGCCATCCAAGTTCGATGCCTTGACCCGTCAAGTGAGCGCCCTCTTTGAATGGATCGGAGTGGTTGCCATGCTGGTGATGATGGTGATCACCTGCGTCGATGTCATAGGAGCGAAGGTCTTCCTCTGGCGCCTCCTCGGTGCCATCGATATCGTCCAGCTGGCCCAGATCGTGGCCATCTCCTTTGCCACCAGCATGACCCTCATCATCGGCCGCCACATCCAGGTCGAATTTTTTGTCAACCGTCTCCCGAAACGGGCCCAAGGGGTCATCAATGGAGGGATCTCCCTTCTCTCTTTGGCCTTTTTCCTTTTGATCATCTGGAGGCTCTCTCTGGCCGGATACACTTTCAAGGTCTCCGGCGAACACAGCGCCACGGCCTACATCCCCTACTATCCCTTTGCCTTCGGCATTGCCCTCGCCTGTATCCCCGTCTGTTTCGTATTGACCCAGGAGTTTCTCAAATCTCTTCGCAAGGTGGTCCAGAAATGA
- a CDS encoding TRAP transporter large permease, translating to MSPTTVGIFGIIILILLFLLRMPVAFAMGLVGFAGFAYLSSPSAAFGLLGRDIFDYFSSYPLSVIPMFILMGTFAFASGISRRLYQTTYAWAGQYRGGLTIATIFACAGFGAICGSSTATAATMGQIALPEMKKYKYDDTLATGAVAAAGTLGILIPPSTVFIIYGILTEQSIGKLFIAGVLPGIILTLLFAATVVILCAINPSIGPAGPPTTFGEKLKSITGIIEALILFLLAIGGLFLGWFSPTQAGAIGAGGALLIGLIRGQLTWRSFAEACKEGLRTSCMVIFIITGAVIFGRFMAVSRIPFLLADWLGSLPLSPIVIISIIIFIYFIGGFFMDSMALIVLTIPIFYPLVRKLGFDPIWFGVIIVLVGEMGVITPPVGVNVFVIKGIATDVPLENIFKGIFPFLGALIVMTIIMMIFPQLATYLPSFITY from the coding sequence ATGAGTCCCACAACGGTAGGCATCTTCGGCATCATCATTCTCATCCTGCTATTTCTCCTCCGGATGCCCGTGGCCTTTGCGATGGGCCTGGTGGGTTTTGCCGGCTTCGCCTATCTGTCTTCCCCTTCGGCCGCCTTCGGACTCCTCGGTCGAGACATCTTCGATTATTTCTCCTCTTATCCCTTGAGCGTCATCCCCATGTTCATCCTCATGGGGACCTTCGCCTTTGCCTCGGGGATCAGCCGAAGGCTCTACCAGACCACCTATGCCTGGGCCGGACAGTACCGGGGCGGGCTGACGATCGCCACCATCTTCGCCTGCGCCGGATTCGGCGCCATTTGCGGATCGAGCACGGCCACGGCGGCCACGATGGGCCAGATCGCGCTGCCGGAGATGAAGAAATATAAATATGATGACACCCTCGCCACAGGGGCCGTGGCCGCCGCAGGGACCCTCGGCATCTTGATCCCCCCGAGCACCGTCTTCATCATCTACGGAATCCTGACCGAACAATCGATCGGAAAACTCTTTATCGCGGGCGTCCTTCCGGGGATCATCCTGACTCTCCTCTTCGCCGCCACCGTCGTGATCCTGTGTGCGATCAATCCTTCCATTGGACCCGCAGGCCCCCCGACCACGTTCGGGGAAAAGTTAAAATCGATCACAGGGATCATCGAAGCCCTCATCCTCTTCCTTCTTGCCATTGGGGGGCTTTTCCTCGGCTGGTTCAGCCCCACTCAGGCAGGGGCCATCGGTGCGGGAGGGGCTTTATTGATCGGGCTGATACGAGGACAGTTGACCTGGCGGTCCTTCGCCGAGGCCTGTAAGGAAGGTTTACGGACTTCTTGCATGGTCATCTTCATCATCACGGGGGCGGTCATCTTCGGCCGTTTCATGGCGGTTTCGAGGATCCCTTTCCTTTTGGCCGATTGGCTTGGGAGCCTGCCGCTGTCTCCCATCGTGATTATCAGCATTATCATCTTCATCTATTTTATTGGCGGTTTCTTCATGGATTCGATGGCCCTCATCGTTCTCACCATCCCCATCTTCTATCCCCTCGTCAGGAAACTGGGCTTCGATCCCATCTGGTTTGGGGTGATCATCGTGCTCGTGGGTGAGATGGGCGTCATCACCCCGCCCGTCGGGGTCAACGTTTTTGTCATTAAAGGAATAGCCACCGATGTCCCCCTGGAGAATATTTTCAAAGGGATCTTTCCCTTCCTCGGGGCATTGATCGTGATGACCATCATCATGATGATCTTTCCCCAGCTCGCCACCTATCTTCCGAGCTTTATCACCTATTGA
- a CDS encoding ASKHA domain-containing protein: MKKVQVCFQPVGIRGWVLPGKTVLEASRELGVGIESPCGGEGICGRCKVQILKGVASPLTEEETGRLTDSERLAGFRLACEARVVEDVTLLTPQESLTQAMVARKDISSGTVEVNPALLPYPVEMPPPTLQDLVGDLDRLQKALTERYGLPPLEVDPLALRKGPGVMREGDWKVTALVWMDRELLDVKPGSFSDCYGLAIDIGTTTVVGYLCHLGTGEVVATKSIMNPQVQYGEDVISRIHYATTHAEGTNQLHRVLIEGLNQLIEASTEEARLSTEEIFEVTVVGNTLMHHLFLGLDPRYLGVSPFAPALNRSLDLKARELGLRVHPSANVHLLPVKAGFVGADNIAVLIAERPFEREELTLIIDVGTNGELVLGNRERLLSTSCATGPALEGAHIKFGMRAALGAIERVRIEPGSLEVDYKVIGEETWKTERTRAKGLCGSGIVDAVAELFRCGVIEESGQFKRTLSSSRLKFTAEGPEFVIAWKEETSHGREVTITQQDVRNVQLAKAALYAGAKVMMKKLGVEAPERVVLAGAFGSYIDPEKAMILGMIPDCDLKRVFSVGNAAGEGARIALLNRERRREAGEIARRVEYLELTLEPDFQKEFIEAMPLPHLRDPFPHVRGLISRGIPDLSQVDLFK; this comes from the coding sequence ATGAAAAAGGTCCAGGTTTGTTTTCAACCGGTAGGGATACGTGGATGGGTCCTACCGGGGAAAACGGTTTTAGAGGCCTCTCGGGAATTGGGAGTGGGCATTGAATCCCCTTGCGGGGGTGAGGGAATCTGTGGAAGATGCAAAGTTCAAATTCTAAAGGGCGTCGCCTCTCCGCTGACGGAGGAGGAAACAGGCCGCCTGACCGATTCGGAAAGATTGGCTGGTTTTCGTCTGGCCTGCGAGGCCAGAGTTGTCGAAGACGTGACGCTCTTGACCCCACAAGAAAGTTTGACCCAAGCGATGGTCGCCCGGAAGGATATTTCTTCGGGGACTGTGGAGGTCAATCCGGCCCTCCTCCCCTACCCGGTCGAGATGCCTCCCCCGACTCTCCAGGACCTCGTGGGAGATCTCGATCGACTCCAAAAGGCCCTCACCGAACGCTACGGGCTCCCTCCCCTTGAGGTCGACCCCTTGGCGCTAAGGAAAGGTCCCGGGGTAATGCGGGAAGGGGATTGGAAGGTCACTGCCCTGGTGTGGATGGACCGAGAACTTCTGGATGTGAAACCAGGGTCCTTTTCCGACTGCTACGGATTGGCCATCGACATCGGAACGACGACTGTCGTCGGTTATCTATGCCACCTCGGGACGGGAGAGGTCGTGGCGACGAAATCGATCATGAACCCTCAGGTTCAATATGGTGAAGATGTGATCTCCAGGATCCATTACGCCACCACTCATGCCGAGGGAACGAACCAACTCCACCGGGTACTGATCGAGGGGTTGAACCAGCTCATCGAAGCCTCGACCGAGGAGGCCCGTCTCTCTACGGAAGAGATCTTCGAGGTGACGGTCGTAGGCAATACCTTGATGCACCACCTCTTTCTCGGACTCGATCCCCGGTATCTCGGCGTCTCCCCCTTTGCCCCGGCTTTAAATCGTTCTCTGGACCTCAAGGCGAGGGAATTGGGGCTGCGGGTCCATCCCTCCGCCAACGTCCACCTCCTTCCCGTCAAGGCGGGTTTTGTCGGAGCGGATAACATCGCGGTACTGATTGCGGAAAGGCCCTTTGAAAGGGAGGAGCTGACGCTGATCATCGATGTGGGAACCAACGGGGAGCTCGTCTTGGGCAACCGAGAGCGTCTCCTATCCACCTCCTGTGCCACCGGTCCGGCCCTGGAAGGGGCGCATATCAAATTCGGCATGCGGGCCGCCCTGGGGGCCATCGAACGCGTCAGGATCGAGCCCGGGTCCCTGGAGGTCGACTACAAAGTGATCGGCGAGGAGACCTGGAAAACAGAAAGGACGAGGGCAAAGGGGCTGTGTGGGTCTGGGATCGTTGACGCCGTCGCCGAGTTATTCCGTTGCGGGGTGATCGAGGAGAGCGGTCAGTTCAAGAGGACCCTTTCCTCATCGCGTCTGAAATTCACCGCCGAAGGCCCTGAATTCGTCATCGCATGGAAGGAGGAAACCTCCCATGGGAGAGAGGTGACCATTACCCAGCAAGATGTCCGCAACGTCCAGCTGGCCAAAGCGGCCCTCTATGCCGGAGCCAAGGTGATGATGAAGAAACTTGGAGTAGAGGCACCCGAGCGCGTCGTCCTCGCAGGGGCCTTCGGAAGCTACATCGATCCTGAAAAGGCCATGATCCTTGGAATGATCCCGGATTGCGATTTAAAAAGAGTCTTCAGCGTCGGCAACGCCGCCGGAGAGGGAGCCCGGATTGCCCTCTTGAACCGGGAGAGGAGGAGGGAAGCGGGAGAGATCGCCCGAAGGGTGGAATATCTCGAACTGACCCTCGAGCCCGATTTTCAGAAGGAGTTCATCGAGGCCATGCCCCTCCCCCATTTGAGAGACCCCTTTCCTCATGTGAGAGGACTGATCTCCCGAGGGATCCCCGACCTTTCACAGGTTGACTTATTCAAATGA
- a CDS encoding Rho termination factor N-terminal domain-containing protein, whose product MKIQEIRAKAKTLGLKNTFGLKKGELIRRIQRAEGNFDCFGTATDYCDQLQCCFREDCLGHNRKDRTDRRG is encoded by the coding sequence ATGAAAATTCAGGAGATCAGGGCGAAGGCGAAAACCCTTGGGCTGAAGAATACCTTTGGATTGAAAAAGGGGGAGCTGATCCGAAGGATCCAGAGGGCCGAGGGGAATTTCGACTGTTTCGGAACGGCCACCGACTATTGCGATCAACTGCAGTGCTGTTTCCGAGAAGATTGCCTTGGCCATAATCGGAAAGACAGGACGGACCGGCGGGGATAA
- the pcnB gene encoding polynucleotide adenylyltransferase PcnB codes for MNPIILQRSEHPLSRSMIDEEALKVLYRLHRHGFLAYLVGGSVRDLLLGKKPKDFDVVTNAHPHQIRELFRNSRIIGRRFRLVHVFFKGGKVIEVSTFRSHSEFEAIEASDASATRTDAFGTPEEDALRRDITINGLFYNIADFTIIDYVGGVEDLRKGIIRTIGDPDEKFIQDPVRMIRVIRHAARTGFPIEEKTYQALLVHREKIKTCAPSRVREEFLRELKEGYAVESLRLMINTGLLFPLFPDLKRALGGEGGTGRKNQEYLLSLFHLVDRMVREGQTIPDAILLACFVTPFLQALPFEHPFLPKNVQSHYRNEMIRWAVHQLLNPFSVQKGTKELTIQVLAAQWNLRHFLQRGMLPKKFRTKRYFKDAVLFFGLEAEAKGEKVPRLIRNAVPPGFLPWWPKELRIKRRPLHHPP; via the coding sequence ATGAATCCCATCATCCTACAACGGTCTGAGCATCCCCTTTCGCGGTCGATGATCGACGAAGAGGCCCTCAAGGTCCTTTACCGGCTCCATCGACACGGGTTTTTGGCTTATCTCGTCGGAGGAAGTGTCAGGGATCTCCTGCTGGGGAAGAAACCCAAAGATTTCGATGTGGTGACCAACGCCCATCCCCATCAGATCCGAGAGCTTTTCAGAAATAGCCGGATCATCGGACGACGATTCAGGCTGGTACACGTCTTCTTTAAGGGAGGGAAGGTGATCGAGGTCTCCACCTTTAGGAGCCATTCAGAATTTGAGGCGATCGAGGCCTCGGACGCATCGGCCACCCGGACCGATGCCTTCGGAACCCCCGAGGAGGACGCCTTACGTCGGGATATTACCATCAATGGCCTGTTTTACAACATCGCCGATTTTACCATCATCGACTATGTGGGAGGAGTGGAGGACCTCCGGAAGGGGATCATCCGAACCATCGGCGATCCCGACGAAAAATTCATTCAGGATCCGGTTCGGATGATTCGGGTGATCCGGCATGCGGCCCGCACCGGTTTCCCCATCGAAGAGAAGACCTATCAAGCCCTTCTCGTCCACCGCGAAAAGATTAAGACCTGCGCTCCCTCCCGGGTCAGGGAGGAATTTCTGAGGGAATTAAAAGAAGGCTATGCCGTCGAATCGCTTCGACTGATGATCAACACGGGCCTCCTCTTCCCCCTCTTTCCGGATTTGAAACGGGCCTTAGGAGGGGAAGGGGGGACAGGGAGGAAAAATCAGGAATACCTTCTCTCCCTCTTCCATCTGGTCGACCGGATGGTGAGGGAAGGCCAGACCATTCCGGATGCGATCCTTCTGGCATGTTTCGTCACACCCTTCCTCCAGGCCCTTCCCTTCGAGCATCCCTTTCTCCCTAAGAACGTCCAGTCCCATTATCGGAACGAGATGATCCGATGGGCGGTCCACCAGCTCCTCAACCCCTTCTCGGTCCAAAAGGGAACGAAGGAATTGACCATCCAGGTCCTTGCCGCCCAATGGAATTTAAGGCATTTCCTCCAGAGGGGAATGTTGCCCAAGAAGTTCCGGACCAAAAGGTATTTCAAAGACGCCGTCCTCTTCTTCGGCCTCGAAGCGGAGGCCAAAGGGGAGAAAGTCCCCCGACTGATCCGCAACGCCGTTCCCCCGGGGTTCTTACCCTGGTGGCCAAAAGAACTCCGCATCAAAAGAAGACCCCTTCACCACCCCCCTTAG
- a CDS encoding TRAP transporter large permease — protein MSEVTVGILGLAIVLVLFLTGIELGFAMAIVGFLGFAYIISLPAALNLLAKDFFDVFASYGFTVIPLFVLMGQIAFNAGIAKRLYHASYKFIGHIPGGLAMATVAGATAFKAICGSSPATAATFASVAVPEMDRYHYDKKLSTGIVATVGTLGILIPPSVTLIVFGIITEQSIGKLFLAGIIPGLIIAFFFVVIIYGWCKINPRLGPKGAKSTWKERIASLPEVTWVLIIFLLVIGGLMKGYFTPTEAGSIGTFAVLLLALLKGDINFKGYVKSVAESLRTACMVLMLIAGSTVLGHFLAVTKIPMIAADWIVGLPFHKYVIMVFIAFIYLLGGSFIDDLAFMVLATPIFYPVIIKLGFDPIWFGMVIAVTVMVGVVIPPVAINVFVVKNITKVPFGTIYRGVYPFLISLVVGAVLLFLFPQLATYLPSVLMR, from the coding sequence ATGAGTGAGGTGACCGTCGGTATTTTAGGCCTGGCGATCGTTCTGGTTCTGTTTTTGACTGGGATTGAACTGGGTTTTGCCATGGCGATCGTAGGTTTCCTGGGATTTGCTTACATCATCTCGTTGCCCGCGGCCCTGAACCTCTTAGCGAAAGATTTTTTCGATGTCTTCGCCTCTTATGGATTTACGGTCATCCCCCTTTTCGTCTTGATGGGGCAGATTGCCTTCAACGCGGGGATTGCCAAACGATTATATCACGCCTCCTATAAATTCATCGGACACATCCCGGGTGGGTTGGCCATGGCGACCGTGGCCGGGGCCACGGCGTTCAAGGCCATCTGTGGATCCTCTCCGGCAACCGCCGCCACCTTCGCCAGTGTGGCCGTCCCCGAGATGGACCGTTACCATTACGATAAAAAACTTTCCACAGGGATCGTCGCCACGGTGGGGACCCTCGGGATCCTCATCCCCCCCAGCGTCACATTAATCGTATTCGGCATTATCACCGAACAGTCGATTGGAAAACTGTTCTTGGCCGGAATCATCCCGGGTTTGATCATCGCCTTTTTCTTCGTCGTCATCATTTATGGATGGTGTAAGATCAATCCTCGTTTGGGTCCCAAGGGGGCCAAATCGACCTGGAAGGAGAGGATCGCATCCCTGCCGGAAGTGACATGGGTGTTGATCATTTTTTTGCTGGTCATCGGAGGGTTGATGAAGGGGTATTTTACACCGACCGAAGCAGGCAGTATCGGAACCTTTGCCGTCCTTTTGCTGGCACTGCTGAAGGGCGATATCAACTTCAAGGGATATGTCAAATCGGTCGCCGAATCCCTTCGGACCGCCTGTATGGTCCTCATGTTAATTGCCGGGTCCACCGTGCTCGGCCATTTTCTTGCCGTCACAAAAATTCCGATGATCGCCGCCGACTGGATCGTAGGACTCCCCTTTCATAAATATGTGATTATGGTCTTCATCGCCTTCATCTATCTATTGGGAGGATCCTTTATTGATGACCTGGCCTTTATGGTCTTAGCCACCCCCATCTTCTATCCGGTCATCATCAAATTGGGCTTTGACCCCATCTGGTTTGGTATGGTGATCGCCGTCACGGTGATGGTGGGTGTGGTGATCCCTCCGGTGGCCATCAACGTGTTCGTCGTCAAAAATATTACCAAAGTCCCCTTCGGTACCATCTACAGAGGCGTTTATCCCTTTTTAATCAGCCTCGTGGTCGGTGCCGTGTTGCTCTTTTTATTCCCCCAACTGGCGACTTATCTTCCATCGGTATTGATGAGGTGA
- a CDS encoding TRAP transporter small permease, which translates to MKVFLNSIKGFSRAMYGMAGIALTFIIALTVCDVILRYFRRPITGTFELVAFTGAIVIGFAIPLTSWVRGHIFVDFFILKLPKKIRDAFNVTTRLMGIGLFFLAGWNLIKVGMDLKKSGEVSLTLQLPFYPVAYGIGIACFVQCLVLVCDIMKIFGGEYE; encoded by the coding sequence ATGAAGGTCTTTTTGAATAGCATTAAAGGATTCAGTCGTGCGATGTACGGGATGGCGGGTATCGCCCTGACGTTCATTATCGCCCTGACCGTCTGTGATGTCATTTTAAGGTATTTCCGGAGGCCGATCACGGGCACATTTGAGTTGGTGGCCTTTACAGGCGCCATTGTCATCGGCTTTGCCATCCCCCTCACCTCGTGGGTGAGAGGCCATATATTTGTCGATTTCTTCATTCTCAAACTTCCGAAAAAGATAAGGGATGCGTTCAATGTCACTACCCGATTGATGGGAATCGGCCTGTTTTTTTTAGCGGGATGGAACCTCATCAAGGTGGGAATGGATTTGAAGAAATCGGGGGAGGTCTCTCTCACCCTCCAGCTTCCTTTTTATCCGGTGGCCTACGGGATCGGGATCGCTTGTTTTGTCCAGTGTCTGGTCTTGGTCTGCGATATCATGAAAATCTTCGGAGGAGAATATGAGTGA
- a CDS encoding TRAP transporter substrate-binding protein, with protein sequence MGRFKLVFALLGIAIIGGMGWVTMASAQTKPIELNYSTFFPAPHRMTVLAVEWCKELEKRTDGRVKVTMFPGGTLTKGDVAYDGVVKGISDFCLTVLGYTRGKFPLSEVIDLPLGYKSGYAATKMANDFLKRFNPKEFEDVKVMYLHAHGPGILHTSKKAVSKLEDLKGLKIRSHGLSAKVVAALGGAPVAMPMPETYDALSRGVAEGVMAPVEALDGWKLAEVTKYTTQNFGSAYSTAFIVAMNKSKWAALPADIQRTIEKLNEEWIEKTGRAWDEIDKKGYDVIKARGNQIITLSQDEDWKWTKLVKPIFDDYIKSMKEKGLPGEEAFRFCLEALYKYQK encoded by the coding sequence ATGGGACGATTTAAACTCGTTTTCGCATTATTAGGGATCGCCATCATCGGTGGGATGGGATGGGTGACGATGGCCTCAGCCCAGACCAAACCCATTGAGTTGAATTACTCCACCTTCTTTCCGGCTCCTCATCGGATGACCGTCCTCGCGGTGGAGTGGTGTAAGGAGTTAGAGAAGAGGACGGATGGAAGGGTTAAGGTGACGATGTTTCCGGGGGGAACCTTGACCAAGGGAGACGTGGCCTACGATGGGGTGGTCAAAGGGATATCCGATTTCTGCCTGACGGTGCTCGGTTACACGAGGGGGAAATTCCCCCTGTCCGAAGTGATCGATCTTCCCCTGGGATATAAGAGTGGTTATGCCGCAACGAAAATGGCCAACGATTTTTTGAAGCGGTTCAACCCCAAGGAGTTTGAGGATGTAAAGGTCATGTATTTACATGCCCATGGACCGGGGATCCTTCATACCTCCAAAAAGGCCGTCAGCAAATTGGAAGATTTAAAAGGCCTCAAGATTCGCAGCCATGGGTTGAGCGCCAAAGTGGTCGCCGCCCTCGGAGGGGCCCCTGTGGCCATGCCCATGCCCGAAACGTATGACGCCCTCAGCCGGGGGGTGGCCGAAGGGGTGATGGCCCCCGTGGAGGCCCTCGATGGTTGGAAACTGGCTGAAGTGACGAAATATACCACCCAAAATTTCGGCTCTGCTTACTCCACGGCTTTTATTGTTGCGATGAATAAGAGCAAATGGGCTGCTTTGCCGGCCGACATCCAGAGGACCATCGAGAAGCTAAACGAGGAATGGATCGAAAAGACCGGTAGGGCCTGGGATGAAATCGATAAAAAAGGATATGACGTGATCAAAGCCAGGGGGAATCAGATCATCACCCTCTCTCAGGATGAAGACTGGAAATGGACCAAATTGGTGAAGCCGATCTTCGATGATTATATCAAATCCATGAAAGAAAAAGGCCTGCCGGGGGAAGAGGCCTTTCGGTTCTGCCTGGAGGCGTTGTATAAATACCAAAAATAA
- a CDS encoding HAMP domain-containing protein, with protein MAVSKTVRVGLFPKLLIGVFLPIILAFVLIGSLIFYSWDFGQFRFASIKDVGSESLKALSTTATQESKASLDKLGERMIREKAIDVAAQMEIYIKSRPPKTRREDLLKDPILKEIAVQKVGETGYTAVHDTNAINHFHVNPQIVGSDLRQLAGRFPAFWKILEASLSGPASGYYDWKDADGKVRPKYMYLAPVKGTDLIVAATTYIDEFSKPSRLIEARLKEIERGYLEEYENRMKIFYTIILAVLLILLVRIFFFARSVIKPILQLAEVADKISMGELDTPIQVKAKGEVAVLAEAIERMQTSVKAAIERLQKRKEVRG; from the coding sequence ATGGCCGTTTCAAAAACCGTTCGAGTGGGTCTGTTTCCAAAATTGCTGATAGGGGTCTTTCTTCCGATCATCCTCGCCTTTGTCCTGATCGGGAGCCTCATTTTTTACAGCTGGGATTTTGGCCAGTTTCGCTTTGCCAGCATCAAAGATGTCGGGTCGGAGAGCTTGAAAGCGCTCTCGACTACGGCCACCCAGGAATCTAAGGCCTCGCTGGACAAATTGGGCGAGAGGATGATCCGGGAGAAGGCCATCGACGTGGCGGCCCAGATGGAGATTTACATCAAATCCCGTCCCCCCAAAACGAGGCGGGAGGATCTCTTGAAGGACCCCATTCTGAAGGAGATCGCGGTCCAGAAGGTGGGGGAGACAGGATATACCGCCGTTCATGATACCAACGCCATCAACCATTTCCACGTCAACCCCCAGATCGTGGGTTCCGATCTCCGGCAGCTGGCGGGTCGATTTCCTGCTTTCTGGAAGATCTTAGAGGCAAGCCTCAGCGGGCCGGCCTCGGGGTATTATGACTGGAAAGATGCCGATGGGAAGGTCAGGCCGAAATATATGTACTTGGCCCCGGTCAAGGGAACAGACCTGATCGTCGCGGCCACCACCTATATCGATGAATTTTCCAAACCCTCGCGATTGATCGAGGCGAGGTTGAAAGAGATCGAAAGGGGATACCTCGAGGAGTACGAAAACCGTATGAAAATCTTCTATACCATCATCCTCGCCGTCCTTCTCATCCTGCTGGTGAGGATCTTCTTCTTCGCCCGCTCCGTGATCAAACCCATTCTCCAGCTGGCGGAGGTTGCCGACAAGATCAGCATGGGAGAACTGGACACGCCGATTCAGGTGAAGGCCAAAGGGGAGGTGGCGGTCCTGGCCGAAGCGATCGAGAGGATGCAGACCAGCGTCAAAGCGGCCATCGAGCGGTTACAGAAGAGAAAAGAAGTGAGAGGATAA
- a CDS encoding DUF4388 domain-containing protein, producing the protein MTEMVFGDLSQVRLFDVLKPLLTDKKTGKVFIKGKEEGEICLEQGDIVHAKTSHFVGENAFFLMMGWRTGRVVFEAGAITDQRSIPIPSEQLILNWASRKEEFEKIKEAIPSPQVIFRLSLKMGGEEKHITADQWSVLALCNGTKTVFEIAQSLGWEEYRTLKTVYQLIQMGLIEKAEGRGPVSKKLVKEDFFPLLELELKRAVGPVAPFLIDDKLAEFDEKKESFPQDRALPFIEALSEEIPNPTKRNEFLKRIMKLVSF; encoded by the coding sequence ATGACGGAAATGGTCTTCGGCGATCTCTCTCAGGTCAGACTCTTCGATGTCCTGAAGCCTCTTTTGACGGATAAGAAGACCGGCAAAGTTTTTATTAAAGGAAAGGAAGAAGGGGAGATTTGTCTGGAACAGGGAGATATCGTCCATGCAAAGACTTCCCATTTCGTCGGAGAGAATGCCTTTTTTTTGATGATGGGGTGGAGAACCGGCCGGGTCGTCTTTGAGGCGGGGGCCATTACAGACCAGAGATCGATTCCCATTCCGAGCGAACAGCTGATTCTCAACTGGGCCTCCAGGAAAGAAGAGTTTGAAAAGATCAAAGAGGCGATCCCATCTCCCCAGGTCATTTTCCGCCTCTCTCTCAAAATGGGAGGAGAAGAAAAACACATCACCGCGGATCAATGGAGCGTCTTAGCCCTGTGCAACGGTACCAAGACGGTTTTCGAGATCGCCCAATCCCTCGGATGGGAAGAATACAGGACCTTAAAAACCGTGTATCAACTAATCCAGATGGGGTTGATCGAAAAGGCCGAAGGAAGGGGGCCGGTCTCGAAAAAGCTGGTCAAAGAAGACTTCTTCCCCCTCCTTGAGTTGGAATTGAAAAGGGCGGTTGGGCCCGTGGCCCCTTTCCTCATCGATGACAAATTGGCTGAGTTCGACGAGAAAAAGGAATCCTTCCCGCAGGACAGGGCGTTGCCTTTCATAGAGGCCCTGAGCGAAGAGATTCCTAACCCGACCAAAAGGAATGAATTTTTAAAGAGGATCATGAAATTGGTCTCGTTCTGA